The Streptomyces cynarae genome contains a region encoding:
- a CDS encoding vitamin B12-dependent ribonucleotide reductase: protein MTETASGPARGSRAKGAKATKGLRIERIHTTPGVHPYDEVEWARRDVVMTNWRDGSVNFEQRGVEFPEFWSVNAVNIVTSKYFRGAVGTPQRETSLKQLIDRIVKTYRKAGEDHKYFASPADAEIFEHELAYALLHQIFSFNSPVWFNVGTAQPQQVSACFILSVDDSMESILDWYKEEGMIFKGGSGAGLNLSRIRSSKELLSSGGNASGPVSFMRGADASAGTIKSGGATRRAAKMVILDVDHPDVEDFIETKVKEEEKIRALRDAGFDMDLGGEDITSVQYQNANNSVRVNDTFMKAVENGEKFGLRARMTGEVIEEVDAKTLFRKMAEAAWACADPGIQYDDTINHWHTCPESGRINGSNPCSEYMHLDNTSCNLASLNLMKFLKDDGKGNQSFDVERFSKVVELVITAMDISICFADFPTQKIGENTRAFRQLGIGYANLGALLMATGHAYDSDGGRALAGAITSLMTGTAYRRSAELAAVVGPYDGYARNEQAHLRVMKQHSDANATAVRMDDLDTPVWAAATEAWQDVLRIGEKNGFRNSQASVLAPTGTIGLAMGCDTTGVEPDLALVKFKKLVGGGSMQIVNGTVPQALRRLGYQEEQIEAIVAHIAEHGNVIDAPGLKPEHYEVFDCAMGERAISPMGHVRMMAAIQPWISGAISKTVNMPESATVEDVEEIYFEAWKLGIKALAIYRDNCKVGQPLSAKKKETAEKPAEQPAAEPTVEKVVEYRPVRKRLPKGRPGITTSFTVGGAEGYMTANSYPDDGLGEVFLKMSKQGSTLAGMMDAFSIAVSVGLQYGVPLETYVSKFTNMRFEPAGMTDDPDVRMAQSIVDYIFRRLALDFLPFETRSALGIHSAEERQRHLETGSYEPIDDEEVDVEGLAQSAPRTQELKAVATPRTESAVAKPAPQQAHTSAELVEMQLGIQADAPLCFSCGTKMQRAGSCYICEGCGSTSGCS from the coding sequence ATGACAGAGACGGCGAGCGGTCCGGCACGAGGTTCCCGAGCGAAGGGCGCCAAGGCCACCAAGGGGCTGCGTATCGAGCGCATCCACACGACCCCGGGCGTGCACCCGTACGACGAGGTCGAGTGGGCGCGCCGTGACGTCGTCATGACCAACTGGCGCGACGGCTCGGTCAACTTCGAGCAGCGTGGCGTCGAGTTCCCCGAGTTCTGGTCGGTGAACGCGGTCAACATCGTCACCAGCAAGTACTTCCGCGGTGCCGTCGGCACCCCCCAGCGCGAGACCAGCCTCAAGCAGCTGATCGACCGCATCGTGAAGACCTACCGGAAGGCCGGAGAGGACCACAAGTACTTCGCCTCGCCCGCCGACGCGGAGATCTTCGAGCACGAACTGGCGTACGCCCTCCTGCACCAGATCTTCAGCTTCAACAGCCCCGTCTGGTTCAACGTCGGCACGGCCCAGCCCCAGCAGGTCTCCGCCTGCTTCATCCTGTCCGTCGACGACTCCATGGAGTCGATCCTCGACTGGTACAAGGAAGAGGGCATGATCTTCAAGGGCGGCTCCGGCGCCGGCCTGAACCTCTCCCGCATCCGCTCCTCCAAGGAGCTGCTCTCCTCCGGCGGCAACGCCTCCGGCCCGGTCTCCTTCATGCGCGGCGCCGACGCCTCCGCAGGAACGATCAAGTCGGGCGGCGCCACCCGCCGCGCCGCCAAGATGGTCATCCTGGACGTCGACCACCCGGACGTCGAGGACTTCATCGAGACCAAGGTGAAGGAGGAGGAGAAGATCCGCGCGCTGCGCGACGCGGGCTTCGACATGGACCTCGGCGGCGAGGACATCACCTCCGTCCAGTACCAGAACGCCAACAACTCGGTCCGCGTCAACGACACCTTCATGAAGGCCGTCGAGAACGGCGAGAAGTTCGGCCTGCGCGCCCGCATGACCGGCGAGGTCATCGAGGAGGTCGACGCCAAGACCCTGTTCCGCAAGATGGCCGAGGCCGCCTGGGCCTGCGCCGACCCGGGCATCCAGTACGACGACACGATCAACCACTGGCACACGTGCCCGGAGTCCGGCCGTATCAACGGCTCGAACCCGTGCAGCGAGTACATGCACCTGGACAACACGTCCTGCAACCTCGCCTCGCTGAACCTGATGAAGTTCCTGAAGGACGACGGCAAGGGCAACCAGTCCTTCGACGTCGAGCGCTTCTCGAAGGTCGTCGAGCTGGTCATCACCGCGATGGACATCTCGATCTGCTTCGCGGACTTCCCGACCCAGAAGATCGGCGAGAACACCCGCGCCTTCCGCCAGCTCGGCATCGGCTACGCCAACCTCGGCGCCCTGCTCATGGCGACCGGCCACGCCTACGACTCCGACGGCGGCCGCGCCCTCGCCGGTGCCATCACCTCCCTGATGACCGGCACCGCCTACCGCCGCTCCGCCGAACTCGCCGCGGTCGTCGGCCCGTACGACGGCTACGCCCGCAACGAGCAGGCGCACCTGCGCGTCATGAAGCAGCACTCCGACGCCAACGCCACCGCCGTCCGCATGGACGACTTGGACACCCCGGTGTGGGCCGCGGCCACCGAGGCCTGGCAGGACGTGCTGCGGATCGGCGAGAAGAACGGATTCCGCAACTCCCAGGCGTCCGTCCTCGCCCCGACCGGCACCATCGGTCTCGCCATGGGCTGCGACACCACCGGTGTCGAGCCGGACCTGGCGCTGGTCAAGTTCAAGAAGCTGGTCGGCGGCGGCTCGATGCAGATCGTCAACGGCACCGTGCCGCAGGCGCTGCGCCGCCTCGGCTACCAGGAGGAGCAGATCGAGGCGATCGTCGCCCACATCGCCGAGCACGGCAATGTGATCGACGCGCCGGGCCTCAAGCCGGAGCACTACGAGGTCTTCGACTGCGCCATGGGCGAGCGCGCCATCTCCCCGATGGGCCACGTCCGCATGATGGCCGCGATCCAGCCGTGGATCTCCGGCGCCATCTCCAAGACGGTCAACATGCCCGAGTCGGCGACCGTCGAGGACGTCGAGGAGATCTACTTCGAGGCCTGGAAGCTGGGCATCAAGGCGCTCGCGATCTACCGCGACAACTGCAAGGTCGGCCAGCCCCTCTCCGCCAAGAAGAAGGAGACGGCAGAGAAGCCGGCCGAGCAGCCCGCCGCGGAGCCGACGGTCGAGAAGGTCGTCGAGTACCGTCCGGTCCGCAAGCGCCTCCCGAAGGGCCGTCCCGGCATCACCACCTCCTTCACCGTCGGCGGCGCCGAGGGCTACATGACCGCCAACTCCTACCCGGACGACGGTCTCGGCGAGGTCTTCCTGAAGATGTCCAAGCAGGGCTCGACCCTCGCGGGCATGATGGACGCGTTCTCCATCGCCGTCTCGGTGGGCCTGCAGTACGGCGTGCCGCTGGAGACGTACGTCTCCAAGTTCACCAACATGCGCTTCGAGCCGGCCGGTATGACGGACGACCCGGACGTGCGGATGGCGCAGTCGATCGTCGACTACATCTTCCGCCGTCTGGCGCTGGACTTCCTGCCCTTCGAGACGCGCTCTGCGCTCGGCATCCACTCCGCCGAGGAGCGTCAGCGCCACCTGGAGACCGGTTCGTACGAGCCGATCGACGACGAGGAGGTCGACGTCGAGGGCCTGGCCCAGTCGGCCCCGCGCACCCAGGAGCTGAAGGCGGTCGCCACGCCGAGGACGGAGTCCGCCGTGGCCAAGCCGGCCCCGCAGCAGGCGCACACCAGCGCCGAGCTGGTGGAGATGCAGCTGGGCATCCAGGCGGACGCCCCGCTGTGCTTCTCCTGCGGTACGAAGATGCAGCGGGCGGGCTCCTGCTACATCTGCGAGGGCTGCGGCTCGACGAGCGGCTGCAGCTGA
- a CDS encoding TerD family protein codes for MTGLNKGIRKVELAVKWDPSPSDQPPTDLDIVAATYLADDPYGAPAYVVHFDSRSPDGTIYLNRDSLDGKGFGWDEVMTVELYRLDGRYARVVVGVTIQQRAGRRTFVGVLNPALRVREDYTVLAEDDFGGVLGATSARVAEFVRDSSGEWTFHPGVHGFDTDPEGFARVMGRPLS; via the coding sequence ATGACCGGTCTCAACAAGGGCATCCGCAAGGTCGAACTGGCGGTGAAGTGGGACCCGAGTCCCTCCGACCAGCCGCCCACCGACCTCGACATCGTGGCCGCGACCTATCTGGCGGATGATCCCTATGGGGCCCCCGCCTATGTGGTGCACTTCGACAGCCGCTCCCCCGACGGCACGATCTATCTCAACCGCGACAGCCTGGACGGCAAGGGCTTCGGCTGGGACGAGGTCATGACCGTGGAGCTGTACCGGCTCGACGGCCGGTACGCGCGCGTGGTGGTCGGCGTCACCATCCAGCAGCGAGCCGGGCGCAGGACGTTCGTCGGCGTCCTGAACCCGGCGTTGCGGGTCCGCGAGGACTACACCGTGCTCGCCGAGGACGACTTCGGGGGCGTCCTCGGCGCCACATCGGCGAGGGTGGCGGAGTTCGTGCGCGACTCCTCCGGGGAGTGGACGTTCCACCCGGGCGTCCACGGCTTCGACACGGACCCGGAGGGCTTCGCCCGGGTCATGGGCCGGCCGCTCTCCTAG
- a CDS encoding YdbC family protein, with the protein MLVKWIRCTVVDRRGFERGQRKWAGLLGEPGFRGQGGGFSRVRPGVAHIFAFWESRAFYDSFMARSHDRLAAAQAGTFKDQQVRLFDHRFDVKTGFEPRFTDADLVRVAHCRVHEERAEHFALMQEKVWNPAMAGSPGMIRGLFGEAPGHEFLILSMWQSAAEHGKYREERVERLALRAQTEADVAALTGDIVELESTWTV; encoded by the coding sequence GTGCTGGTCAAGTGGATTCGCTGCACCGTGGTCGACCGCCGCGGTTTCGAACGGGGGCAGCGAAAGTGGGCGGGGCTTCTGGGGGAGCCGGGCTTCCGGGGACAGGGCGGGGGTTTCAGCCGGGTCAGGCCCGGTGTGGCGCACATCTTCGCGTTCTGGGAGAGCCGCGCCTTCTACGACTCGTTCATGGCGCGCTCGCACGACCGGCTGGCAGCCGCGCAGGCGGGCACGTTCAAGGACCAGCAGGTCCGGCTCTTCGACCACCGCTTCGATGTGAAAACCGGCTTCGAGCCCCGCTTCACCGACGCCGACCTGGTGCGCGTCGCGCACTGCCGGGTCCACGAGGAGCGCGCCGAGCACTTCGCGCTGATGCAGGAGAAGGTATGGAACCCGGCCATGGCGGGTTCACCCGGCATGATCCGCGGACTCTTCGGCGAGGCGCCGGGCCATGAGTTCCTGATCCTGTCCATGTGGCAGTCGGCGGCGGAGCACGGCAAGTACCGGGAGGAGCGCGTGGAGCGGCTGGCGCTGCGGGCACAGACGGAGGCGGACGTCGCGGCGCTCACCGGGGACATCGTGGAGCTGGAGTCGACGTGGACGGTCTGA
- a CDS encoding histidine phosphatase family protein: MARPRRIVLVRHGESVGNADDSVYEREPDHALPLTERGWRQAEETGKRLREVFGRERVSVYVSPYRRTHETLRAFHLDPDLVRVREEPRLREQDWGNWQDREDVRLQKAYRDAYGHFFYRFAQGESGADVYDRVGGFLESLFRSFEEPDHPPNVLLVTHGLAMRLFCMRWFHWTVAEFESLSNPGNGETRMLLLQESGKYRLDRPFDRWRDPDPYWVTG, translated from the coding sequence ATGGCACGACCACGGCGCATCGTCCTTGTCCGGCACGGCGAGTCGGTGGGGAACGCCGATGACTCCGTGTACGAGCGCGAGCCCGACCACGCGCTGCCGCTCACCGAGAGGGGCTGGCGGCAGGCGGAGGAGACGGGCAAGCGGTTGCGGGAGGTCTTCGGAAGGGAACGCGTCAGCGTGTACGTCTCCCCGTACCGCCGCACCCATGAGACGCTCCGCGCCTTCCACCTCGACCCCGATCTCGTCCGTGTGCGTGAGGAGCCCCGGCTGCGTGAGCAGGACTGGGGGAACTGGCAGGACCGCGAGGACGTACGGCTGCAGAAGGCGTACCGCGACGCCTACGGGCACTTCTTCTACCGCTTCGCGCAGGGAGAGTCCGGCGCCGACGTGTACGACCGGGTGGGCGGCTTCCTGGAGAGCCTGTTCCGCAGCTTCGAGGAGCCCGACCACCCGCCGAACGTGCTCCTGGTGACCCACGGGCTCGCCATGCGGCTGTTCTGCATGCGCTGGTTCCACTGGACGGTCGCGGAATTCGAGTCGCTGTCCAACCCCGGGAACGGCGAGACGCGCATGCTCCTGCTGCAGGAGAGCGGCAAGTACAGGCTCGACCGGCCCTTCGACCGCTGGCGCGACCCGGATCCGTACTGGGTCACCGGTTAG
- a CDS encoding ADP-ribosylglycohydrolase family protein produces the protein MTSDFSPLGRLERALACLRGLAVGDALGSQFFVPANYPLLQRRELPPGVWRWTDDTEMACSVVSVLTTHQRIDQDELARSFAEHHDFDRGYGPAVGRLLRLVREGGDWRELAAALFKGQGSWGNGAAMRIAPLGAWYADDPEQATHQAEISAYTTHQHREAVAGAMAVAAAAALAADPAGPPSAGALLDGVIALVPRSAVAAGLRRARDMLDYGDATTVAAVLGCGRRTTAHDTVPFALWSAARALGDYSKAFWTTAQVGGDMDTTCAIVGGVVASGKAGAPPGEWLERTERLPEWAPSLS, from the coding sequence ATGACCTCTGACTTCTCTCCGCTCGGGCGCCTGGAACGCGCGCTCGCCTGTCTGCGTGGGCTCGCGGTGGGGGACGCGCTGGGCTCACAGTTCTTCGTTCCCGCGAACTACCCGCTCCTCCAGCGCCGCGAGCTGCCGCCGGGCGTGTGGCGGTGGACGGACGACACCGAGATGGCCTGTTCGGTGGTGTCCGTGCTGACCACGCACCAGCGCATCGACCAGGACGAGCTGGCCCGCTCCTTCGCCGAGCACCACGACTTCGACCGCGGGTACGGGCCGGCGGTGGGTCGCCTGCTGAGGCTCGTCCGGGAGGGCGGCGACTGGCGCGAGCTGGCGGCGGCACTCTTCAAGGGGCAGGGCTCGTGGGGCAACGGGGCGGCGATGCGGATCGCGCCGCTCGGTGCCTGGTACGCCGACGACCCGGAGCAGGCGACCCATCAGGCGGAGATCTCCGCGTACACGACGCACCAGCACCGCGAGGCCGTGGCCGGTGCCATGGCCGTGGCTGCGGCGGCCGCCCTCGCCGCTGATCCGGCGGGGCCGCCGAGCGCCGGCGCCCTGCTCGACGGGGTGATCGCGCTGGTACCGAGGAGCGCCGTCGCGGCGGGGCTGCGGCGGGCGCGGGACATGCTGGACTACGGCGACGCGACGACGGTCGCGGCCGTGCTCGGCTGCGGGCGGCGTACGACGGCGCACGACACGGTGCCGTTCGCGCTGTGGTCGGCGGCGCGCGCCCTCGGTGACTACTCGAAGGCGTTCTGGACCACCGCCCAGGTGGGCGGCGACATGGACACGACGTGCGCGATCGTCGGCGGAGTGGTGGCCTCCGGGAAGGCGGGGGCTCCGCCGGGGGAGTGGCTGGAGCGAACGGAGCGGCTGCCGGAGTGGGCGCCGTCGCTTTCGTAG
- a CDS encoding MFS transporter — MTTSPLIEDQKPKAARREGRPGIALTVIAACQLMVVLDATIVNIALPHIQDALKFSTTDLTWVVSAYTLTFGGLLLLGGRAGDILGRRRVFMTGILLFTFASLLGGLAQEPWQLLAARALQGVGGAIASPTSLALITTTFAEGPERNRAFGVFAAVSAGGGAIGLLTGGMLTEWLDWRWVLFVNVPIGVLIAVLTPMYIGESERHPGRFDIAGALTSTAGMASLVYGFIRASEDGWRDSVTIGSFTAAVVLLLAFALIERRAREPITPLRMFADRNRSGTYVIMLSLAAAMFGMFFYIVLFVQNVLGYTPISAGVAFLPVTVAIVIGAGLSQRFLPVLGPKPFMMVGATLVTIGLGWQTLIKPDSSYVGGVLGPMLVFGFGMGLNFVTLTLTAVSGVAQHEAGAASGLLNATQQVGGSLGLSILTTVFGTASRDEAGKQLPKFLANGTAEQKAEFAKTHQLPAPWGNEVLAHGISTAFVPAAAMAILALVTASVVIRVRKSDLEALAGTAGPAAG, encoded by the coding sequence GTGACAACCTCTCCATTGATCGAAGACCAGAAGCCGAAAGCCGCCCGCCGGGAGGGGCGTCCCGGCATCGCGCTCACCGTCATCGCGGCCTGCCAACTCATGGTGGTACTCGACGCGACGATTGTGAACATCGCACTCCCGCACATTCAAGACGCACTGAAGTTCAGCACGACCGACCTGACATGGGTCGTCAGCGCCTACACGCTCACCTTCGGTGGCCTGCTGCTTCTCGGCGGGCGGGCCGGTGACATCCTCGGTCGGCGCCGGGTGTTCATGACGGGCATCCTGCTGTTCACCTTCGCCTCGCTGCTCGGCGGACTCGCCCAGGAGCCCTGGCAGTTGCTGGCCGCGCGCGCCCTCCAGGGCGTGGGTGGCGCGATCGCGTCGCCCACCTCGCTCGCGCTGATCACCACCACGTTCGCGGAAGGCCCGGAGCGCAACCGGGCCTTCGGAGTCTTCGCCGCCGTCTCGGCCGGAGGCGGCGCGATCGGTCTGCTGACCGGCGGCATGCTCACGGAGTGGCTCGACTGGCGCTGGGTCCTCTTCGTCAACGTGCCCATCGGCGTACTGATCGCCGTGCTCACCCCCATGTACATAGGCGAGTCCGAACGCCATCCGGGTCGCTTCGACATCGCGGGCGCCCTCACGTCGACGGCGGGCATGGCGTCGCTGGTGTACGGCTTCATCCGCGCCTCCGAGGACGGCTGGCGGGACAGCGTCACGATCGGGTCCTTCACGGCGGCCGTGGTGCTGCTGCTGGCGTTCGCCCTCATCGAGAGGCGGGCCAGGGAGCCGATCACGCCGCTGCGGATGTTCGCCGACCGCAACCGCTCGGGCACGTACGTGATCATGCTGAGCCTGGCTGCGGCGATGTTCGGCATGTTCTTCTACATCGTGCTCTTCGTGCAGAACGTGCTGGGGTACACGCCGATCTCGGCGGGCGTGGCCTTCCTGCCGGTGACGGTGGCGATCGTGATCGGCGCCGGCCTGTCGCAGCGGTTCCTGCCGGTACTCGGCCCCAAGCCGTTCATGATGGTGGGCGCGACGCTCGTGACGATCGGGCTCGGCTGGCAGACGCTGATCAAGCCCGACAGCTCCTACGTGGGTGGTGTGCTCGGCCCCATGCTGGTGTTCGGCTTCGGGATGGGCCTGAACTTCGTGACGCTGACGCTCACCGCCGTCTCGGGCGTCGCCCAGCACGAGGCGGGGGCGGCCTCCGGTCTGCTCAACGCCACCCAGCAGGTGGGCGGTTCGCTCGGTCTGTCGATCCTGACCACGGTGTTCGGGACGGCGAGCAGGGACGAGGCGGGCAAGCAGCTGCCGAAGTTCCTGGCGAACGGTACGGCGGAGCAGAAGGCGGAGTTCGCCAAGACACACCAGTTGCCGGCTCCGTGGGGGAACGAGGTGCTCGCCCACGGCATATCGACGGCCTTCGTACCTGCCGCCGCGATGGCGATCCTGGCCCTCGTCACGGCCTCGGTGGTCATCCGGGTACGCAAGAGCGACCTGGAGGCCCTGGCGGGCACGGCAGGCCCGGCCGCCGGCTGA
- a CDS encoding TetR/AcrR family transcriptional regulator translates to MGTSSWTAASPRPASLRRRGAVLERAILDAALEQLSTVGWKGLTMEGVAAGAQTGKAAVYRRWPSKEDLVADALQAGLPRFDEAPDLGTLREDLLALCRQARDAMYSRPGFALRSVIHECDTQEAERFQGVIYEGVIEPSVRLLRQVITHGIERGEVRPDAANGYVFDVMPAMMMYRTKISACEWNDQDVEEMIDRLMIPLLRPVGD, encoded by the coding sequence ATGGGTACTTCGTCCTGGACGGCCGCCTCTCCCCGACCGGCCTCGCTCCGCCGGCGTGGTGCCGTGCTCGAACGCGCGATCCTCGACGCCGCGCTAGAGCAGCTCAGCACGGTCGGCTGGAAGGGCCTGACGATGGAGGGCGTCGCCGCCGGTGCGCAGACCGGCAAGGCGGCGGTCTACCGCCGCTGGCCGTCCAAGGAGGACCTCGTCGCGGACGCGCTCCAGGCCGGACTGCCGCGCTTCGACGAGGCGCCCGACCTCGGGACCCTGCGGGAGGACCTGCTGGCCCTGTGCCGACAGGCGCGCGACGCCATGTACTCACGCCCCGGATTCGCCCTGCGTTCAGTCATTCACGAATGCGACACCCAGGAGGCGGAGCGCTTCCAGGGCGTGATCTACGAAGGTGTCATCGAGCCGAGCGTCAGGCTCCTGCGCCAGGTCATCACTCATGGAATCGAACGGGGAGAGGTGCGGCCCGACGCCGCGAACGGATATGTCTTCGACGTCATGCCGGCGATGATGATGTACCGCACAAAGATTAGCGCCTGTGAATGGAATGACCAGGATGTCGAGGAGATGATCGACCGGCTGATGATCCCGCTGCTGCGTCCGGTGGGGGACTGA
- a CDS encoding ribonuclease HII, protein MPYEPPTHTVERSLRATTGAKVIAGVDEVGRGAWAGPVTVCAAVTGLRRPPEGLTDSKLLTVKRRTELAELLRTWVTAYALGHASPEEIDDLGMTAALRLAAMRALEALPVRPDAVILDGKYDYLGAPWKVRTVIKGDRSCVAVAAASVIAKVHRDKMMAELGIDHADFGFAANAGYPSPVHKAALEERGPTPYHRLSWAYLDALPQWRHLKKVRSWADGSVPEIEGQLGFDF, encoded by the coding sequence ATGCCGTACGAACCACCTACTCACACCGTCGAGCGCTCCCTCCGTGCGACGACCGGAGCGAAGGTCATCGCCGGTGTGGACGAGGTGGGGCGCGGTGCGTGGGCCGGTCCCGTCACCGTCTGCGCGGCGGTCACGGGCCTGCGCCGACCGCCCGAGGGCCTCACCGACTCCAAGCTGCTGACCGTCAAGCGGCGCACCGAACTCGCCGAGCTGCTGCGGACGTGGGTCACGGCCTACGCCCTCGGCCATGCCTCCCCCGAGGAGATCGACGACCTCGGGATGACGGCCGCCCTGCGGCTCGCGGCCATGCGCGCCCTTGAGGCGCTGCCCGTCCGCCCCGACGCGGTCATCCTCGACGGGAAGTACGACTACCTGGGCGCGCCCTGGAAGGTCCGTACGGTGATCAAGGGCGACCGGTCGTGCGTGGCGGTCGCGGCGGCCTCGGTGATAGCCAAGGTTCACCGCGACAAAATGATGGCCGAACTGGGTATCGACCATGCAGACTTCGGTTTTGCGGCCAACGCCGGTTATCCGTCACCGGTGCACAAGGCCGCACTGGAGGAACGGGGCCCCACCCCGTACCACCGCTTGTCGTGGGCGTATCTTGATGCGCTGCCCCAGTGGCGGCACCTCAAGAAGGTCCGCAGCTGGGCGGACGGAAGCGTTCCGGAAATCGAGGGCCAGCTCGGCTTCGACTTCTGA
- a CDS encoding RecQ family ATP-dependent DNA helicase: MDELELRAEADAILAELVGDPGGSARLREDQWQAVAALVRERRRALVVQRTGWGKSAVYFVATALLRRRGSGPTVIVSPLLALMRNQVESAARAGIRARTINSANLEEWDTIHEEIERGETDVLLVSPERLNSVDFRDQVLPKLAATTGLLVVDEAHCISDWGHDFRPDYRRLRAMLADLAPGVPVLATTATANARVTADVAEQLGTGAGEALVLRGPLERESLRLGVVQLPDAAHRLAWLAEHLDELPGSGIIYTLTVAAAEEATAFLRQRGFRVASYTGRTENADRLQAEADLLENRVKALVATSALGMGFDKPDLGFVVHLGSPSSPIAYYQQVGRAGRGVAHADVLLLPGKEDEAIWRYFADTAFPPEAQVRQTLSALAGAGRPLSVPALEASVDLRRSRLETMLKVLDVDGAVKRVKGGWVSTGEQWVYDSERYAWVARQRAAEQQAMRDYVSTSRCRMEFLRRQLDDEGAAPCGRCDNCAGPWADSAVSTETLTGAVKELDRPGVEVEPRRMWPTGMPALGIDLKGRIPATEQCSTGRALGRLSDIGWGNRLRPLLAENAPDGPVPDDVLRAAVTVLADWARSPGGWAPNAPDASARPVGVVAVPSLSRPQLVGSLAQGVADIGRLPFLGTLTYTGPSGGHAARRSNSAQRLRALSGALTVPEELAGALAGSPGPVLLVDDYTDSGWTLAVAARLLRRAGSEQVLPLVLAVAG; the protein is encoded by the coding sequence ATGGACGAACTCGAGCTCCGCGCTGAAGCCGACGCCATCCTCGCCGAGCTCGTCGGTGACCCGGGGGGCTCGGCCCGGTTGCGGGAGGACCAGTGGCAGGCGGTGGCGGCTCTGGTGCGGGAGCGCAGGCGTGCCCTGGTGGTGCAGCGCACCGGCTGGGGCAAGTCGGCGGTGTACTTCGTCGCCACCGCTCTGCTGCGCCGGCGCGGCTCCGGCCCGACGGTGATCGTCTCGCCGCTGCTGGCGCTCATGCGCAACCAGGTGGAGTCGGCGGCGCGGGCCGGCATCCGGGCGCGCACCATCAACTCGGCCAACCTGGAGGAGTGGGACACCATCCACGAGGAGATCGAGCGCGGCGAGACCGACGTTCTCCTTGTGAGCCCGGAGCGTCTCAATTCTGTTGATTTCCGCGATCAGGTGCTGCCCAAGCTCGCGGCCACGACCGGTCTGCTGGTGGTCGACGAGGCACACTGCATCTCCGACTGGGGGCACGACTTCCGGCCGGACTACCGCCGGTTGCGGGCGATGCTCGCTGACCTCGCCCCCGGCGTGCCGGTGCTGGCCACCACGGCGACGGCCAACGCGCGGGTCACCGCGGACGTGGCCGAACAGTTGGGTACCGGCGCCGGTGAGGCCCTGGTGCTGCGCGGCCCGCTCGAGAGGGAGAGCCTGAGGCTCGGAGTGGTCCAGCTGCCGGACGCCGCGCACCGCCTGGCCTGGCTGGCCGAGCATCTCGACGAGCTGCCGGGCTCCGGGATCATCTACACGCTGACGGTGGCCGCGGCCGAGGAGGCGACCGCCTTCCTGCGGCAGCGCGGCTTCCGCGTGGCCTCCTACACGGGGCGCACGGAGAACGCCGACCGGCTGCAGGCCGAGGCCGACCTGTTGGAGAACCGGGTCAAGGCGCTGGTGGCGACGTCGGCGCTGGGCATGGGCTTCGACAAGCCGGACCTGGGCTTCGTGGTGCACCTCGGCTCGCCGTCCTCGCCGATCGCCTACTACCAGCAGGTGGGACGCGCGGGGCGCGGGGTGGCCCACGCCGATGTGCTGCTGCTGCCGGGCAAGGAGGACGAGGCCATCTGGCGCTACTTCGCCGATACGGCCTTCCCACCCGAGGCGCAGGTCCGGCAGACCCTCTCCGCCCTCGCCGGTGCGGGACGGCCGCTGTCCGTGCCCGCACTGGAGGCGTCCGTGGATCTACGGCGCAGTCGGCTGGAGACGATGCTGAAAGTGCTCGACGTGGACGGGGCGGTCAAGCGGGTGAAGGGAGGCTGGGTCTCCACCGGCGAGCAGTGGGTCTACGACTCCGAGCGGTACGCGTGGGTGGCGCGGCAGCGGGCTGCCGAGCAGCAGGCCATGCGCGATTACGTGAGCACGTCCCGGTGCCGGATGGAGTTCCTGCGCCGTCAGCTGGACGACGAGGGGGCGGCCCCGTGCGGGCGGTGCGACAACTGCGCAGGGCCCTGGGCCGATTCCGCTGTCTCGACGGAGACGTTGACAGGGGCGGTCAAGGAACTGGACCGCCCGGGGGTCGAGGTCGAGCCGCGCCGCATGTGGCCGACGGGGATGCCCGCACTGGGCATCGACCTCAAGGGGCGCATCCCGGCCACGGAGCAGTGCTCCACCGGGCGTGCCCTGGGGCGGCTCTCGGACATCGGCTGGGGCAACCGTCTGCGTCCGCTGCTGGCCGAGAACGCGCCCGACGGGCCGGTCCCCGACGACGTCCTGCGGGCGGCGGTGACGGTCCTCGCCGACTGGGCGCGCTCTCCGGGCGGCTGGGCGCCGAATGCCCCGGACGCCTCTGCCCGGCCGGTGGGAGTCGTCGCCGTACCGTCGCTGAGCCGCCCCCAACTGGTGGGTTCCCTCGCCCAGGGCGTCGCGGACATCGGCCGCCTCCCCTTCCTGGGCACCTTGACCTACACCGGGCCGAGTGGCGGGCACGCCGCACGCCGCAGCAACTCCGCCCAGCGGCTGAGGGCGCTGTCCGGCGCCTTGACCGTCCCTGAGGAGCTGGCCGGTGCCCTGGCCGGCTCTCCCGGCCCCGTCCTGCTCGTGGACGACTACACCGACTCCGGCTGGACTCTCGCAGTCGCTGCCCGCCTCCTTCGCCGGGCAGGCAGCGAACAGGTTCTTCCGTTGGTCCTCGCTGTCGCA